The following proteins are encoded in a genomic region of Thalassophryne amazonica chromosome 5, fThaAma1.1, whole genome shotgun sequence:
- the aqp3a gene encoding aquaporin-3a: MGKQKVYLEKLAQFFQIRNLLLRQALAECLGTLILVMFGCGALAQLILSSGSHGMFLTVNFAFGFAATLGILVCGQISGGHLNPAVTFALCLLGRERWRKFPMYFAFQTLGAYLGAAIIFGMYYDALWDLPGSFEITGPNATAGIFATYPGNHLTIVNGFFDQLIGTAALIVCILAIVDPYNNPIPPGLEAFTVGFVVLVIGLSMGFNSGYAVNPARDLGPRLFTAMAGWGSEVFTARHCWFLVPIFAPFLGSLIGVMIYQVLVGWHVEGEVRDRERQQLKKERIRLTDVTTNDNSNGASKDNH; encoded by the exons ATGGGAAAACAGAAGGTGTACTTAGAGAAACTGGCCCAGTTCTTCCAGATCCGCAACCTGCTGCTTCGCCAGGCACTGGCAGAATGTCTCGGCACCCTCATCCTCGTG ATGTTTGGCTGTGGCGCACTCGCACAGCTCATATTGAGCAGCGGCAGTCACGGCATGTTTCTCACTGTCAACTTTGCTTTTGGATTCGCAGCCACCTTAGGCATCCTGGTGTGTGGCCAAATATCAG GTGGACATCTAAATCCTGCAGTAACTTTTGCCCTGTGCCTGCTTGGGAGAGAGCGTTGGCGAAAGTTCCCCATGTATTTTGCCTTCCAGACACTGGGTGCTTATCTAGGCGCTGCCATCATTTTTGGCATGTACTACG ATGCCTTGTGGGACCTTCCTGGGAGTTTTGAAATAACAGGACCGAACGCCACAGCTGGCATCTTTGCTACCTACCCGGGAAATCATCTGACAATTGTCAATGGCTTCTTTGATCAG CTCATTGGCACAGCAGCACTGATTGTGTGCATTCTAGCTATTGTGGATCCGTACAACAACCCCATCCCCCCGGGCCTGGAGGCCTTCACTGTGGGATTTGTGGTGTTGGTAATTGGACTGTCTATGGGGTTCAACTCTGGCTATGCTGTCAATCCTGCCAGGGACCTGGGCCCACGTCTTTTCACTGCTATGGCTGGCTGGGGCAGCGAGGTTTTCAC TGCTAGGCACTGCTGGTTTCTGGTGCCCATTTTTGCCCCTTTTCTCGGAAGCCTCATCGGTGTGATGATCTACCAAGTGTTGGTTGGCTGGCATGTGGAGGGAGAGGTACGTGACCGTGAGAGGCAGCAGCTGAAGAAGGAGAGAATCCGACTCACAGATGTGACCACCAACGACAACTCCAACGGGGCCAGCAAAGACAATCACTGA